A stretch of Synechococcus sp. MIT S9220 DNA encodes these proteins:
- a CDS encoding carboxysome peptide B, protein MEIMQVMGTLVCSYRLGGLDHMHLRILQNNKGKQLVAVDPVGAREGNWVFTASGSAARFACPNSSVLTDLTIGGIIDHWMPDG, encoded by the coding sequence ATGGAGATCATGCAGGTGATGGGGACACTGGTCTGCTCTTACCGCCTGGGGGGGTTGGATCACATGCACCTGCGCATTCTCCAGAACAACAAGGGCAAGCAGCTGGTTGCTGTTGACCCTGTCGGAGCGCGAGAGGGCAACTGGGTTTTCACCGCCAGTGGTTCTGCAGCCCGTTTTGCATGTCCCAACAGCTCCGTGCTCACGGATCTGACGATCGGTGGAATCATCGACCACTGGATGCCGGATGGGTAA
- a CDS encoding NAD(P)H-quinone oxidoreductase subunit F — translation MTTALSLPLQTAWLIPLYGFAGMLVSLPWAFGWFRRDAHRPPAYLNILLTLLAVVHGSLVLREVMANGPALIGMPWLTVGDLNLEISFSLSLTNVSALELITGLSLLSQIYSLGYLDKEWALARFFALLGFFEGAMSGVVLSDSLFQSYFLLEMLTLSTYLLVGFWYAQPLVVTAARDAFLTKRVGDVMLLMSVVALTAWSGVTSFDDLYSWSAQDTLTPLAATLLGLGLVAGPTGKCAQFPMHLWLDEAMEGPNPASILRNSVVVTCGAIVLLKVMPLLQHAPVTLVVLQVIGTISAVGGSLVSIAQVDIKRTLSYSTTAYLGLVFIAISLQVPVLALLLLYAHAVSKALLSMSVGGVIASTNCQDITELGGLASRMPATTGAFLVGGAGLVGLLPLGGFLCLAQAVELVGARAVVFVPVFLITNALTALNLTRVFRLVFLGPSLAKTRRAAEINWQMALPMVALTVIVVLTPFLLIRLESLDGLLAFPFWAAALVVSSGAAGLIVGALVPLNKAWSRSLNPILRWFQDLLAYDFYTERFYRVTIVNVVATFSQLAGWFDRNVVDGVLHGLARFSLSSAEGLKLSISGQTQSYVLTVIGAIVLLLMSLSWVLQ, via the coding sequence TTGACTACAGCTCTTTCGCTGCCTCTTCAGACCGCCTGGTTGATTCCTCTTTATGGATTCGCCGGGATGCTGGTGTCCCTTCCCTGGGCCTTCGGATGGTTCCGTCGAGATGCCCATCGACCTCCGGCGTATCTCAATATCCTGCTAACCCTGCTGGCCGTGGTTCACGGCAGTCTTGTGCTCAGGGAGGTCATGGCCAACGGTCCTGCCTTGATCGGCATGCCCTGGCTGACTGTGGGTGATCTCAATCTTGAGATCAGTTTCAGCCTTTCGCTCACCAATGTTTCCGCTCTTGAGCTGATCACTGGCCTGAGCCTTCTCTCCCAGATCTATTCGCTGGGGTACCTCGACAAGGAATGGGCGCTAGCTCGCTTCTTTGCCCTGCTCGGTTTCTTCGAGGGAGCGATGTCGGGAGTTGTGCTGAGCGATTCGTTATTTCAGAGCTATTTCCTTCTGGAGATGCTCACCCTGTCGACCTATCTGCTGGTGGGCTTCTGGTATGCCCAGCCGTTGGTGGTCACTGCAGCCCGCGACGCGTTTCTAACCAAACGCGTCGGTGACGTGATGTTGTTGATGAGTGTGGTGGCCCTCACCGCCTGGTCAGGCGTTACGAGCTTCGATGATCTCTACAGCTGGTCGGCCCAGGACACCCTGACGCCATTGGCTGCAACTCTGCTCGGTCTTGGACTGGTGGCAGGACCAACCGGCAAGTGTGCCCAGTTCCCCATGCACCTCTGGCTTGATGAGGCCATGGAGGGTCCGAACCCTGCCTCGATTCTGCGCAATTCCGTTGTGGTGACCTGTGGAGCGATCGTGCTGCTCAAGGTCATGCCCCTGTTGCAGCACGCGCCTGTGACTCTCGTGGTGCTTCAGGTGATTGGCACGATCAGCGCCGTCGGCGGTTCCCTTGTTTCGATTGCCCAGGTTGATATCAAGCGCACGCTGTCGTACTCCACGACGGCTTATCTCGGTCTGGTGTTCATTGCCATTTCTCTGCAGGTGCCCGTGCTGGCATTGCTGCTGCTCTATGCCCACGCCGTGTCGAAGGCTCTCCTGTCGATGAGTGTCGGTGGGGTGATCGCCTCGACCAATTGTCAGGACATCACCGAGCTCGGCGGTTTGGCCAGTCGTATGCCCGCCACGACAGGCGCCTTTCTGGTTGGTGGCGCTGGGCTCGTTGGATTGCTTCCACTCGGTGGATTCCTCTGCCTTGCCCAAGCTGTGGAGTTGGTCGGAGCCAGAGCTGTGGTGTTCGTGCCGGTATTTCTGATCACCAATGCCCTCACAGCGTTGAACCTCACCCGGGTGTTCCGCCTGGTGTTCCTTGGTCCATCACTTGCCAAGACCCGTCGAGCCGCTGAGATCAACTGGCAGATGGCGCTGCCGATGGTGGCTCTCACCGTGATCGTTGTGCTGACGCCGTTCCTGCTGATCCGTCTGGAATCCCTCGATGGTCTGCTGGCCTTCCCCTTCTGGGCGGCTGCTCTGGTGGTGTCGAGTGGTGCTGCCGGGTTGATTGTCGGGGCTCTCGTTCCGCTCAACAAAGCCTGGTCACGCTCGCTCAATCCGATTCTTCGCTGGTTTCAGGATCTGCTCGCCTACGACTTCTACACCGAGCGTTTTTACCGAGTCACCATTGTCAATGTGGTGGCCACCTTCTCGCAGCTCGCCGGCTGGTTTGACCGCAATGTCGTCGATGGCGTGCTGCATGGTTTGGCACGCTTCTCCCTGTCGAGTGCCGAAGGCCTGAAGCTGAGCATCAGTGGTCAGACCCAGTCGTATGTGCTCACCGTGATCGGCGCCATCGTGCTGCTGCTCATGTCTCTGAGCTGGGTTCTGCAGTGA
- a CDS encoding NADH-quinone oxidoreductase subunit M yields MMLTILLLIPFLGALLICVLPDADSSDNSESVGRSRTFTLVTLAVQCLLSFGLLIPFSAVEPGQQLMEILPWLPQMGLEFSLGVDGLSLPLVLMNGVLCLVAAAASRSVENRPRVYFALLLVISGAVNGAFLAQNLLLFFLFYELELIPLWLLIAIWGGANRAYASTKFLIVTAVSGVLILAAFLGIALVTGSVDFGIRPILTTQMGLTSQLVLMTCLLIGFGIKIPLFPFHTWLPDAHTEASTPVSVLLAGVLLKLGTYGLLRFCLGLFPEAWSVAAPWLAGWAAVSVLYGSLAAIAQTDMKRMVAYSSVGHMGYVLLAAAAATPLALIGALFQMVSHGLISAVLFLAVGVVYERTGTRDLNVLRGLLNPQRGLPLTGTLMIIGVMASAGIPGMAGFISEFLVFKGSFEMFPVATLLSMVGSGLTAVYFLLLVNRAFFGRLAVAPGANQNPKILNQVPFAQQIPALSMSLLILLLGVVPNLLVGLSQPATAQLSELATLVQPGGLS; encoded by the coding sequence ATCATGCTGACGATTCTTCTTCTGATCCCCTTCCTGGGCGCATTGTTGATCTGTGTTCTGCCGGATGCAGACAGTTCCGATAATTCTGAGAGTGTCGGTCGCAGTCGGACCTTCACCCTGGTCACCCTCGCGGTCCAGTGCCTGCTCAGTTTTGGTCTGCTGATCCCCTTTTCGGCTGTCGAGCCCGGCCAGCAGCTGATGGAGATTCTTCCCTGGCTTCCGCAGATGGGCCTGGAATTCAGCCTCGGAGTTGATGGTCTGTCGCTCCCGCTGGTGCTGATGAATGGGGTGCTCTGCCTCGTGGCAGCAGCTGCCTCGCGCTCAGTTGAGAATCGCCCCCGCGTGTATTTCGCCCTTCTGCTGGTGATCAGTGGAGCTGTGAATGGAGCCTTTCTTGCTCAGAACCTTCTGCTCTTCTTCCTGTTCTATGAACTGGAACTGATTCCTCTCTGGCTGCTCATCGCCATCTGGGGTGGCGCCAACAGGGCCTATGCCTCCACCAAGTTCTTGATTGTCACCGCCGTGTCCGGCGTGCTGATTCTGGCGGCCTTCCTGGGGATCGCCTTAGTCACGGGAAGCGTTGATTTCGGAATTCGCCCGATCCTCACGACTCAGATGGGATTGACCAGCCAGCTGGTCCTGATGACCTGTCTGCTGATCGGCTTCGGGATCAAGATTCCCCTTTTCCCTTTCCACACCTGGCTTCCAGATGCGCACACCGAGGCGTCCACGCCAGTTTCAGTACTGCTGGCCGGGGTCTTGCTCAAGCTGGGCACCTATGGCCTTCTGCGTTTCTGCCTCGGCCTTTTCCCGGAGGCCTGGTCCGTGGCCGCTCCATGGCTGGCTGGCTGGGCTGCCGTTTCAGTGCTGTATGGATCGCTGGCAGCCATTGCCCAGACCGATATGAAGCGGATGGTGGCCTACAGCTCCGTGGGCCATATGGGCTATGTGTTGCTCGCCGCCGCTGCGGCCACCCCCCTCGCGCTGATTGGTGCTCTGTTTCAGATGGTCAGTCACGGTTTGATCTCAGCGGTTCTCTTCCTTGCGGTGGGTGTCGTTTATGAACGCACCGGCACCCGTGATCTGAATGTGCTGAGGGGGCTGCTGAATCCTCAGCGTGGTCTGCCACTCACTGGCACTCTGATGATCATCGGTGTCATGGCCAGTGCAGGCATCCCCGGCATGGCCGGCTTCATTTCCGAGTTCCTGGTGTTCAAGGGCAGTTTCGAAATGTTCCCTGTGGCCACCCTTCTGTCCATGGTCGGTTCAGGTCTCACAGCTGTGTACTTCTTGCTGCTGGTGAACCGTGCCTTCTTCGGTCGTCTTGCGGTGGCTCCCGGCGCCAATCAGAATCCAAAGATTCTCAATCAGGTTCCTTTCGCTCAGCAGATTCCTGCTCTTTCGATGTCTTTGCTGATCCTTCTGCTTGGTGTCGTTCCCAATCTGCTCGTGGGCCTGAGCCAGCCAGCCACCGCCCAGCTCAGTGAACTCGCCACACTGGTCCAGCCTGGAGGGCTCTCATGA
- a CDS encoding carboxysome shell carbonic anhydrase → MVRSMPSRGGRPLAPTAPTRRQLQASLAQDTANAETFSSGEVSSPSGSTARQSALLRRQALTKSGKAALPKGGSVSGGRIRSQADRRRPTPQQPGWVKRGELRTSVAVNLSRTSLPWSVESHPLTDQSANERLKAYELEVKGRFDRIVPLLKQVSALQHEQDFLAQAQRLARAELGFDLPDHILEKSWVRPLDMRALFAWCVFQSHQLFSERFFQDDPLEAASGSRASEEFNAFLLDCGFHLLDVTPCADGRLAHTIAYALRIPFSAVRRRSHAGAMFDVENTVNRWIKTEHRRFREQVPNEAHAPTRYLKVVAYHFSSLDPTHQGCAAHGSDDALAASSGLQRLHDFREAVENSFCCGASVDLLLIGLDTDTDAIRVHVPDQDGEIRLDQWLCARSLYESTAPLTVQQARDAVQAAVQTHVSSAPDEGMVRFITRLLVSNISQQDYVRSLHHGAYPDAGHAERFIGVGIGFKEVHLRNLTYFAHLDTVEQGAPDLDVGVKIFKGLNVARDLPIPVVVRFDYSGKVPGARERAIADCHRIQKAIDERYSALVSEGLLHTLLTIRDRDQPLPAVAVGSTLDPVQQEAH, encoded by the coding sequence ATGGTTCGCTCCATGCCTTCCCGTGGCGGGCGACCTCTTGCGCCCACTGCTCCCACCCGGCGCCAGCTCCAGGCCTCACTGGCTCAAGACACTGCCAATGCTGAAACCTTCTCATCAGGGGAGGTCAGCTCGCCCTCCGGCAGCACAGCACGACAGTCGGCTCTTCTGCGCCGCCAGGCCCTGACGAAATCTGGCAAGGCTGCTTTGCCGAAGGGCGGTTCCGTCTCAGGCGGACGCATCCGTTCCCAGGCTGACCGTCGTCGTCCCACTCCCCAGCAGCCCGGCTGGGTGAAGCGTGGAGAACTTCGAACGTCAGTTGCCGTCAATCTCAGCAGAACATCCCTTCCCTGGTCGGTGGAGTCCCATCCGCTGACCGACCAGTCGGCCAATGAACGCCTCAAGGCTTACGAGCTGGAGGTGAAGGGCCGTTTCGATCGGATTGTGCCTCTGTTGAAGCAGGTCTCTGCTCTGCAGCACGAACAAGACTTCCTGGCCCAGGCTCAGCGGCTGGCCCGCGCCGAATTGGGTTTCGATCTTCCGGATCACATCCTTGAGAAGTCGTGGGTGAGACCTCTCGACATGCGCGCATTGTTTGCATGGTGCGTCTTCCAGTCCCACCAGCTGTTCAGTGAACGTTTTTTCCAGGACGACCCCCTGGAAGCCGCGTCAGGCAGCCGGGCTTCGGAGGAATTCAATGCGTTCCTCCTCGACTGCGGTTTTCATCTGCTGGACGTCACACCCTGCGCCGATGGTCGCCTGGCTCACACAATTGCCTATGCGCTGAGGATCCCTTTCAGTGCTGTGCGCCGGCGCTCCCATGCCGGAGCCATGTTCGATGTTGAGAACACGGTCAATCGCTGGATCAAGACCGAACATCGCCGTTTTCGTGAGCAGGTTCCGAATGAGGCGCATGCGCCAACCCGTTACCTGAAGGTGGTGGCTTATCACTTCAGTTCCCTTGATCCAACGCATCAGGGTTGTGCAGCCCATGGCAGCGACGACGCTCTGGCCGCATCCTCAGGACTTCAGCGTCTGCATGACTTCCGTGAAGCTGTTGAAAACAGCTTCTGCTGTGGTGCTTCTGTCGATTTGCTTCTGATCGGTCTGGACACCGACACCGATGCCATTCGTGTTCATGTGCCTGATCAGGACGGAGAGATCCGACTGGATCAGTGGCTCTGTGCCAGATCGCTTTACGAAAGCACTGCCCCGCTCACGGTGCAGCAGGCCAGGGATGCTGTCCAGGCCGCTGTTCAGACCCATGTGTCATCCGCCCCCGATGAAGGCATGGTGCGGTTCATCACACGATTGCTTGTCAGCAACATCTCCCAGCAGGATTACGTTCGATCGCTTCATCACGGCGCTTATCCCGACGCCGGCCATGCAGAGCGCTTCATCGGTGTCGGCATCGGCTTTAAGGAGGTGCATCTGCGCAACCTCACCTATTTCGCTCACCTCGACACTGTTGAACAAGGCGCTCCTGATCTTGATGTCGGAGTGAAAATCTTCAAGGGACTCAATGTCGCCCGTGATCTGCCAATTCCGGTCGTGGTGCGTTTCGATTATTCAGGCAAGGTGCCCGGTGCGCGGGAGCGTGCCATTGCCGATTGCCATCGAATTCAGAAGGCCATCGATGAGCGTTATTCAGCGCTCGTCAGCGAAGGTCTGCTCCACACGCTTCTCACCATTCGCGACCGTGACCAGCCTCTCCCGGCGGTGGCGGTAGGTTCCACACTCGATCCCGTCCAGCAGGAGGCTCACTGA
- a CDS encoding BMC domain-containing protein, translating to MASPAPRRRSSAAAAAASTTSTTAKASGQASAGAATSSASKAVSSTADSAASKATVDVTPVASSRSTTTRRSTTARSGSSRAVAARSSSSRRASSSSGSSGSGRASKSVAASPEPSVQGVALGMIETRGMVPAIEAADAMTKAAEVQLISREYVGGGYVTVMVRGETGAVNAAVRAGADACERVGDGLVAAHIIARPHQEVEPALVPTNVRRRS from the coding sequence ATGGCATCCCCAGCTCCCCGTCGTCGCTCTTCCGCAGCCGCTGCTGCAGCTTCGACCACTTCAACGACGGCCAAGGCCTCAGGTCAGGCCTCCGCTGGGGCCGCAACCAGTTCTGCATCCAAAGCGGTTTCCTCGACGGCTGATTCGGCAGCCTCTAAAGCCACTGTGGATGTGACTCCGGTCGCGAGCAGTCGCTCTACAACCACCCGTCGCAGCACCACTGCAAGGTCTGGCTCCAGCCGTGCTGTGGCGGCACGGAGTAGCAGCAGCCGTCGCGCTTCATCGTCTTCAGGCTCATCAGGCTCTGGTCGCGCCTCCAAGTCCGTCGCAGCCTCTCCTGAGCCGTCTGTGCAGGGGGTGGCCCTCGGCATGATTGAAACCCGCGGCATGGTGCCAGCCATCGAGGCTGCCGACGCCATGACGAAGGCTGCCGAAGTGCAGCTGATCAGCCGTGAATATGTCGGTGGCGGCTACGTCACGGTGATGGTGCGCGGTGAGACCGGTGCCGTGAACGCCGCGGTGCGTGCAGGTGCTGATGCTTGTGAGCGTGTGGGCGACGGCCTCGTGGCGGCCCACATCATTGCCCGTCCCCATCAGGAAGTGGAGCCTGCGCTTGTGCCGACCAATGTGCGAAGGCGTAGTTGA
- a CDS encoding carboxysome peptide A → MLIVKVLKPLVSTNRIPDFEHKHLQVVLDGSTKKVAVDAVGAKPGDWVICVSSSAAREAAGSKSYPSDLTIVGIIDHWEPDPPKPSSASPSAPAASKPSPSTKPGEKT, encoded by the coding sequence ATGCTGATTGTCAAGGTCCTGAAGCCGCTCGTTTCAACCAACCGGATTCCGGATTTCGAGCACAAGCATCTCCAGGTGGTTCTGGACGGCAGCACCAAGAAAGTGGCTGTCGATGCAGTCGGGGCCAAGCCCGGCGACTGGGTGATCTGCGTCAGCAGTTCCGCCGCCCGCGAAGCTGCAGGCAGCAAGTCTTACCCCAGTGATCTCACCATCGTGGGCATCATTGACCACTGGGAGCCCGATCCACCCAAACCGTCGTCGGCATCCCCTTCAGCTCCTGCAGCCTCCAAGCCATCCCCCTCCACCAAGCCAGGAGAGAAGACCTGA